Genomic window (Lutra lutra chromosome 6, mLutLut1.2, whole genome shotgun sequence):
AGCATGGGTCAATAGTATGAGAGCCTTGGTCCTCTATTGTCTGGAAGGCTTATAAAATTGAGTACGTGGACTTGGGGTGGAGTGCTATGATTCAAgggccttctctttctttctttcttagattttattttttatttgtcagagagagagagagagagagagagagagagagagaaagcacaagcagggagaatgacaagcagagcaggtagagggagaagcaggctccctgatgaacaaggagcccaatggcagacttgattccaggaccctgggattatgacctgagccaaaggcagacgcttaacccaccaagccacccaggcatccttgttttgttctttcagcAAAGCTGCATACTCTTTCAAATCCTCTCTGAAGgattttaagtgagaaaaaaaaataaggaaaccgATTTTCTTTCCAAACTTTATTACAAATGTTTTTTATTATGAGGGTTTAACAGAGTAGAGTTAGACTTGACATCTCTCTCATGAAACCTCAACAATTTACAGAATTAATAAATAGGAAACAAAGTTTAGTCTTTTTTACAGCCATGTCATGCACTCCTAAGACAGAATTTTCGACCACCACTAAATTCTCTGCAGGATTTCCCTAGGCAGAACAGATAATCACACTCTTTCACCTTTCtctaaagacttaaacataaataGATCCATAAATAGTTCATATAAATATAGGTTTACCTGTTAAATAACAAAGTACTCAAGTCTGGAATCGTGtcttaagaaatacaaaataaaggggcgcctgggtggctcagtgggttaaagcctctgcctttggctcaggtcatgatcccagagtcctgggatcaagtcccacatagggcttgctgctcagcaggaagcctgcttcctcctctctctctctctgcctgcctctttgcctacttgtgatctctgtctgtcaaataaataaataaaatcttttaaaaatacaaaataaagcctgtaattcattaaaatgaaatcttctgCCCCAAAGTTATCTCAGGGtctattaaatacataaatagctTAAAGCCCTTAGAAAAGCACACCGAAAGCAAATTGGTACTCAGTCAAAACTTTCTACTCTGCAGAGAGGGAAAGATTATTCAGATTCTATCTCTGCACAAAAAGTGTTCTCTCTGAAACTTCAGTTGGATGAACTAGTTGAAGTAGCCTATTGAGTTTGGTCAGAAATGGGGCTGGGTGTGCTCCCCAGAAAGAGTAAGGGTGCTGGGGAGCTGGGACCAGAAGCTCTTAAGCCACATGGCGCACAATGGGGGTGACGCAGGTGCAGCCCACGGCCACCAGCATCTTTTCCAGCCGGAAGCTGTGGGGGCAGTGCTGAGACTCCCTTCGCAGAACCAGGATCTCTTGCTGGATGGGGACGGAGTTCATGTGGTAGTTTATCGTCCCTTCAGCACTGACACAGCCCAGATGGCGGCACTTGGCCTCCCAGATCACAGAGGGGTATCTCTCAGGGTCCTTGTTGCGGCTGCAGGGGGGACAAAAACAAGGGAGAAAGTGAGTATCTGGAAAAGCGGGGAGGAAATCAGACAGGAATAAACAAAGGGATGCACATTCACAGGGTGACAGAGCATGGGCATTGCACATTCTCAAAGTTTGGGGAAAGCTTGGATTTGCAGGCACGTGAATTGTTATAGAAGAGAATGATCAGTTTTTCCCAATTTCTTTGAAGAATGAACCAAATAAGGTAGATGAGACTGCTGAGGGGATTTTAGTTTGATACAAAGAACAATTTCTTAAGGTATATATGATAGAGAAAGGCCAAGGGAATCATGTAGGTATACGATAGCCATTAATCTGACTTAATGAAGTCTGCCTTTGAAGCAGGGAAGGGATCAAAATTTTATCTGACAGCAcagtcatgggatagagcccagagCTGACACAAAGGGCTGGAAACAAAAGCTTAAGCCCCTCTAtaaccttctcttccctctctcctccagctgAGTGAATGACTTGCTTTGACTTTTGACTTGATTTATTTGAACTATTCTTAGTAATGGGAGGCTATAGTCACCACATAActgaagtgtttttttgttttgtttgtttttgcataaaatcaaaatactaaaaaccatttTGTATTTAATCTTAATGGGGTCTAAATATTAGCCGTACTAAGAGCACAACAGATATAGGTCTGTTGGTGATATAGATCAAGGCTGTCTGACTCAAAAAAGGGTGCAAATATCCAAGATGATATTTCCTTCACTGGGTTTCAAACCATATTATCCCACTGCTAatatgaccaaaaaaaagaaaggca
Coding sequences:
- the IL17A gene encoding interleukin-17A is translated as MAPMTTSSMALLLLLSLMAIAKVGIAFPQNPGCPNTEDKNFPQHVKVNLNILNGNTNSRRPSDYHNRSTSPWNLHRNKDPERYPSVIWEAKCRHLGCVSAEGTINYHMNSVPIQQEILVLRRESQHCPHSFRLEKMLVAVGCTCVTPIVRHVA